In Thermospira aquatica, the following proteins share a genomic window:
- a CDS encoding transposase yields the protein MIETKNILELFKPIVKEVLESMLKEEREIYLENNPPTKGNGFYERDLKTAFGELTAIRVPRTRDNGFKSALLPYRKRITEDLDALIRAMLISGMSTRKIAEVLKELYEIKISYANISRISQVGIEEIQKWRSRPLMEEYAVVFLMLWCFLSREKGRK from the coding sequence ATGATTGAGACGAAGAATATTTTAGAGCTATTCAAACCAATTGTCAAGGAAGTATTAGAGAGTATGTTAAAAGAGGAAAGAGAGATTTACCTGGAAAACAATCCACCCACAAAAGGCAATGGCTTTTACGAAAGGGATTTAAAGACAGCTTTTGGCGAGCTTACAGCCATACGTGTTCCAAGAACAAGGGATAATGGATTTAAAAGTGCCCTTCTTCCCTATCGCAAACGCATCACAGAAGACTTAGATGCATTAATCAGGGCTATGTTGATATCAGGAATGTCAACAAGGAAGATAGCAGAAGTTTTAAAAGAGCTTTATGAAATAAAGATTTCTTATGCTAACATCTCAAGGATAAGCCAGGTAGGCATAGAAGAGATTCAGAAGTGGCGTAGTCGCCCTCTCATGGAAGAATATGCCGTGGTATTTCTGATGCTATGGTGTTTCCTATCAAGAGAGAAGGGTAGAAAATGA
- a CDS encoding phosphatase PAP2 family protein translates to MTEREQEQPKKVLKPLRVPKKISLKQWHTLMETIADEDVREYLEDVYVYDARRNRYILTRGLNRKEKHILSILFHELALPLKEKRKFFISRDLDKEIVALLAKKRRHSLNVLMTIMTRIGDGYVWFGMILFLLFFDLYAGIVLAMAQLLQILLQVVIKNIFTRDRPYVRHGDISILLAPPDRFSFPSGHTAGAFTVVFFLWYFYPVWMWPFLVLALLIGFSRMYLGLHYPTDVLAGIILGYVSVRIALFFSFFLPM, encoded by the coding sequence ATGACTGAAAGGGAGCAAGAACAACCGAAGAAAGTCCTCAAGCCTTTACGTGTACCCAAGAAGATCTCGCTTAAACAGTGGCATACTTTGATGGAGACGATAGCCGATGAGGATGTGCGAGAGTATCTTGAGGATGTTTATGTTTATGATGCCAGGAGAAATCGTTATATTCTTACCCGGGGACTTAACCGTAAGGAGAAGCATATCCTGAGTATTCTCTTTCATGAGCTTGCTCTTCCTCTTAAAGAGAAACGAAAGTTTTTTATTAGTCGGGATTTGGATAAAGAGATTGTAGCGCTCCTTGCGAAAAAGCGTCGTCATAGTCTCAATGTGCTGATGACGATCATGACTCGTATTGGTGACGGTTATGTTTGGTTTGGAATGATTCTTTTTTTGCTGTTTTTTGACCTGTATGCGGGTATTGTGCTCGCGATGGCACAGCTTCTTCAGATTCTTTTACAGGTGGTGATTAAAAATATCTTTACTCGAGATAGACCTTATGTGAGGCATGGAGACATCTCGATTCTTTTAGCTCCACCGGATCGTTTTTCGTTTCCCTCTGGTCATACCGCAGGAGCATTTACTGTTGTGTTCTTTTTGTGGTATTTTTATCCTGTGTGGATGTGGCCTTTTCTGGTTTTGGCTCTTCTGATTGGATTTTCGCGAATGTATTTGGGACTTCACTATCCTACGGATGTGCTGGCCGGGATTATCCTGGGATATGTAAGCGTACGTATTGCCTTGTTTTTTTCGTTTTTTCTTCCGATGTGA
- a CDS encoding motility associated factor glycosyltransferase family protein gives MMIRYPVLKGLLGSHPAITEARDGLLTMQVAGRFVHSQYSPGKEALRLVEPLKGLDPEHTFLVFLGSGLGYHIELLEKEGFRRGVVIERNREIAEVFRAAYELPSTMYWIGPDQTEEALDGVFALLDFSSVRWVKTIILRGSYGLEDYSPFESRLQRLTQVKLGDFSTRLKFEEIWLIHMIRNINNLPFSTPLRRLFFRFSGLPVLIVSAGPSLRDSLPAIRRAAPFFLVIAVDTALLPLYEAGIVPDMVYSLDAQVHTLEDYLGIEKDYLQQVHMVYDMVAHPETVSYLRGKRPVYVATTAHIDIDPQGNPFLLKSEFIRWLELELNTQLGDVETGGSVSTSVFHAAFLMGGDPIVLVGQDLAFSYQTTHVASTSHYYRYMPVSHRLRPVNTIFWEAILSRRLQKQQGIHGEVDSDFVMSNFKGWFEISAKRLGELKGITCINATREGVKLEHFVHEDLDVLVKKRAHLPLRKELLFVSEPIAYESLKRVKRQLGELMEHLKSLPLDEKFFAVLTKLDRDFLARYYMRERMLLERYDNLDTLSLERKTYRLIKAIEGLLHE, from the coding sequence ATGATGATACGCTATCCTGTTCTCAAGGGGCTTTTAGGTTCTCATCCGGCTATCACTGAGGCACGGGACGGGCTTTTGACGATGCAGGTGGCAGGACGTTTTGTCCATAGTCAGTATTCGCCGGGTAAAGAGGCGCTCCGTCTCGTAGAACCACTGAAGGGTCTTGATCCTGAACATACGTTTCTCGTTTTTCTGGGGTCGGGGTTGGGGTACCATATTGAGCTTCTGGAGAAGGAAGGGTTTCGTCGAGGGGTGGTGATTGAGAGGAACCGGGAGATAGCAGAGGTTTTTCGGGCAGCGTATGAGCTTCCTTCCACGATGTACTGGATTGGTCCTGATCAGACAGAAGAGGCACTGGATGGGGTTTTTGCTTTGCTGGATTTTTCTTCTGTACGATGGGTAAAAACTATTATTCTTCGGGGGAGTTATGGGCTGGAGGATTATAGCCCTTTTGAAAGCCGGCTTCAACGACTGACACAGGTAAAACTCGGAGATTTTAGTACGAGACTGAAGTTTGAGGAGATCTGGCTTATTCACATGATTAGAAATATCAATAACCTGCCGTTTTCGACACCTCTTCGAAGGTTATTTTTTCGTTTTTCCGGACTTCCTGTGCTGATCGTTTCAGCTGGGCCCTCGCTGAGAGACTCGCTTCCTGCTATTCGGCGTGCGGCTCCTTTCTTTCTCGTGATTGCGGTGGATACGGCGCTTCTTCCCCTTTATGAAGCCGGTATTGTGCCGGATATGGTGTACTCTTTGGATGCTCAGGTACATACTTTAGAAGACTACCTCGGTATAGAAAAAGACTATCTCCAACAGGTGCATATGGTGTACGATATGGTGGCTCATCCCGAGACAGTGTCCTATCTCAGGGGGAAACGACCGGTGTATGTGGCTACGACTGCCCATATCGATATTGATCCTCAGGGGAATCCCTTTTTGCTCAAGAGCGAGTTTATCCGCTGGCTGGAATTGGAGCTGAATACGCAACTGGGGGATGTAGAAACCGGGGGTTCGGTCTCCACCTCAGTGTTTCATGCAGCCTTTCTCATGGGTGGGGATCCTATTGTCCTTGTTGGGCAGGATCTGGCATTTAGTTATCAGACCACGCACGTGGCTTCTACGTCTCACTATTATCGGTATATGCCTGTTTCCCATCGTCTTCGTCCTGTGAATACTATTTTCTGGGAGGCTATTCTCTCGCGTCGTTTACAGAAACAACAGGGTATTCATGGGGAAGTTGATTCGGATTTTGTGATGTCGAATTTTAAGGGGTGGTTTGAGATTTCTGCGAAAAGGCTTGGAGAACTCAAGGGAATCACGTGTATAAATGCGACGCGAGAAGGGGTAAAGTTGGAGCATTTTGTCCATGAAGATCTGGATGTTTTGGTGAAAAAACGAGCACATCTTCCGTTGCGTAAAGAGCTTCTTTTTGTCTCTGAGCCGATTGCGTATGAATCCTTAAAAAGGGTGAAAAGACAATTGGGGGAATTAATGGAACATTTGAAGAGTTTGCCCTTAGATGAAAAGTTTTTTGCTGTACTTACAAAACTTGATAGGGATTTTCTTGCTCGTTATTACATGCGGGAGAGGATGCTTCTAGAACGGTACGACAATCTCGATACACTTTCTCTTGAACGAAAAACCTATCGTCTGATAAAAGCTATTGAGGGGTTGCTGCATGAGTGA
- a CDS encoding MBL fold metallo-hydrolase has translation MSDRHFLQEIEENVFILYGEKPSSHVYIIKGEYKNVLIDTGTRSNFNRIVMALTQIGLKVSDIHMVICTHEHYDHVGGIGFFYETAVIAADRFAATKIELQDEYVIHAIVHGEEAIQSRVNIWLTDQNIFDFGNYKLRVFSTPGHTSGCICLYELNQRFLFSGDTVFADGVISKISQSGSYGDYINSLERLSTLQIRRIFPGHGKICDYPQETLKQSIANARLHLQEYNASLLEKRDKECEKS, from the coding sequence ATGAGTGATCGACATTTTCTTCAGGAGATTGAGGAAAACGTTTTTATTCTTTATGGAGAAAAACCAAGCTCTCACGTCTATATCATCAAAGGAGAGTATAAGAATGTCTTAATTGACACGGGTACAAGGAGTAATTTCAATCGCATTGTGATGGCTTTGACTCAGATTGGGCTTAAGGTGAGTGATATTCATATGGTGATCTGTACCCATGAACATTACGATCATGTAGGGGGGATTGGATTTTTTTATGAAACGGCGGTTATTGCTGCAGATAGATTTGCTGCTACCAAAATTGAACTGCAGGATGAGTATGTCATCCATGCAATTGTCCATGGCGAGGAGGCGATTCAGTCACGGGTGAATATATGGCTTACCGATCAGAATATTTTTGATTTTGGCAACTATAAACTTCGTGTTTTTTCGACACCGGGCCATACCTCGGGGTGTATTTGTCTCTATGAACTCAATCAGCGGTTTTTGTTTTCGGGGGATACGGTCTTTGCAGATGGGGTAATCTCAAAAATCTCTCAATCCGGCAGCTATGGGGATTATATCAACTCACTCGAACGATTGAGCACCCTTCAGATTCGGAGGATTTTTCCAGGGCATGGGAAGATATGTGATTATCCTCAGGAGACACTGAAACAGTCGATTGCGAATGCCCGTCTTCATCTCCAGGAATACAACGCCTCGTTACTCGAGAAACGGGACAAGGAGTGTGAAAAGTCATGA
- a CDS encoding SH3 domain-containing protein: protein MKSHFVILGIGIVLGLVGCKAEGDPHLLYNEGVKAWLDGEQARGLYLVKKAYLLEPRQEIRVAYQKMRVELKKASFGENVVVGMSGANRLAWLGIWLFVGGAGLIIVKRGEWENNILKRIQEWPFLWSLILAVYLVGGSCLVFQAFVGWRMFFPESAVIVENTSLLDRPEEGGLSIVQVSAGEEGWILRRNQGYVLFRSEGGQEGWVLTNQCWGVWQ, encoded by the coding sequence ATGAAAAGCCATTTTGTTATTTTGGGAATAGGTATAGTCTTAGGGCTGGTAGGTTGTAAGGCAGAAGGGGACCCCCATCTTCTCTACAATGAGGGGGTGAAGGCCTGGCTGGACGGCGAACAGGCGAGAGGGTTATACCTGGTGAAAAAGGCCTATCTTCTTGAGCCGCGTCAGGAGATACGTGTTGCCTATCAGAAGATGCGTGTCGAGCTTAAAAAGGCTTCTTTTGGTGAGAATGTGGTTGTCGGGATGAGTGGTGCAAATAGGCTTGCATGGCTTGGAATATGGCTTTTTGTAGGTGGAGCAGGGTTAATTATTGTCAAAAGGGGAGAATGGGAAAATAATATTTTAAAAAGGATACAAGAATGGCCTTTTTTGTGGTCTCTTATTCTCGCAGTGTATCTTGTGGGAGGATCTTGTTTGGTTTTTCAGGCATTTGTGGGATGGAGGATGTTTTTCCCCGAATCTGCGGTGATTGTGGAAAATACATCTCTCCTTGATAGACCTGAAGAGGGGGGACTTTCGATTGTACAGGTATCTGCTGGTGAAGAGGGGTGGATTTTACGTCGAAATCAGGGGTATGTGCTGTTTCGTTCAGAGGGAGGACAGGAAGGTTGGGTCCTCACGAACCAGTGTTGGGGGGTATGGCAATGA
- a CDS encoding tetratricopeptide repeat protein, whose translation MAMIDVLSLWILATVVLLLAGVVAWSFWAVFLSQTIEHRVQKLYKKGEYQECIRLISDRLEKNENISHKERLFLLYYLARSYESLNQVVSALQFYQEASRVAGPKHPLYHDLLLAVVNLYQRQQNYKEALAYAMMVLQQKEDHPYALLKAAECQYALHHNKKARELLEKLLKKRPGVLDGRFLYGKILYETGHAAFALKEWELLIRYHYQEGRVWFYYARCLENVRKYFDALSAYETFLKQYASGYPEERYKSWQAVIQIWIKLKEYHKGIQYVSEYLAQPAPEDIKKELLYLYANLLWNTGEEYQSLKNIERIYMMDPQFRDVKVTYEMYKKLLPHSYLSQYFTSREDVFLSVCKRLLGRTPFQEVVVNADVAIYGKGSFYVVFWRHIEAISHSKLTDMMVLLTSSENLPSSVEMYSLMGVREDAVLHELLKKSHLVEGQEFIQAVKEVVG comes from the coding sequence ATGGCAATGATAGACGTGCTCTCTCTCTGGATTTTGGCGACGGTGGTATTGCTTCTTGCCGGGGTGGTGGCTTGGTCTTTTTGGGCAGTTTTTCTCAGTCAGACTATCGAGCATCGGGTTCAAAAGCTCTACAAGAAAGGGGAATATCAGGAGTGTATTCGGTTAATTTCTGATCGTCTGGAGAAAAATGAAAATATATCACATAAGGAAAGGTTGTTTTTGTTGTACTATCTCGCTCGATCGTATGAATCTCTCAATCAGGTGGTGAGTGCTTTACAGTTTTATCAGGAAGCAAGTCGGGTTGCAGGTCCCAAGCATCCGCTTTATCACGATCTTCTCCTTGCCGTGGTCAATCTCTACCAGCGTCAGCAGAATTACAAAGAGGCTCTGGCGTATGCTATGATGGTTCTTCAACAGAAAGAGGATCATCCGTATGCCCTTTTGAAGGCAGCAGAGTGTCAGTATGCTCTCCATCATAACAAAAAAGCTCGAGAGCTTCTGGAGAAGCTTTTAAAAAAGCGGCCAGGAGTACTTGATGGGCGGTTTCTTTATGGCAAGATTCTTTATGAGACGGGTCATGCGGCCTTTGCCTTGAAAGAATGGGAACTTCTCATACGGTACCACTATCAAGAGGGACGGGTGTGGTTTTACTACGCCAGGTGCCTGGAAAACGTGCGAAAATATTTTGATGCCCTGAGTGCTTATGAGACTTTTCTTAAACAGTATGCTTCTGGCTATCCTGAAGAGCGGTATAAGAGTTGGCAGGCGGTGATTCAGATCTGGATTAAACTTAAGGAGTATCATAAAGGTATCCAGTATGTTTCGGAATACCTTGCTCAACCTGCGCCGGAAGATATTAAAAAAGAGCTTCTTTATCTCTATGCCAACCTTCTCTGGAACACGGGTGAAGAGTACCAGTCTTTGAAAAATATTGAGCGTATCTATATGATGGATCCTCAGTTTCGGGATGTGAAAGTTACCTACGAAATGTACAAGAAACTTCTCCCGCATAGTTATCTTTCCCAGTATTTTACCTCAAGAGAGGATGTTTTTCTTTCCGTGTGTAAAAGACTTTTGGGGCGAACGCCTTTCCAGGAGGTGGTGGTAAACGCTGATGTGGCTATTTATGGGAAGGGGAGTTTTTATGTGGTTTTTTGGCGCCATATCGAGGCGATTTCGCATAGTAAGCTTACGGATATGATGGTTCTTCTGACAAGTTCGGAGAATTTGCCTTCGAGTGTTGAGATGTATAGTCTCATGGGTGTGAGGGAGGATGCTGTACTGCATGAGCTTCTCAAGAAGAGTCATCTTGTTGAGGGTCAGGAGTTTATTCAGGCGGTGAAAGAGGTGGTAGGGTAG